The following is a genomic window from Topomyia yanbarensis strain Yona2022 unplaced genomic scaffold, ASM3024719v1 HiC_scaffold_485, whole genome shotgun sequence.
ATGTTTTACACGTCCCATGTCAAGTTTTGGTAatgatatatttttattattatacctatattatattattatattataatatttttaatgaaattgggGTTGGGGACGTAagagtaattttttttacacaCTACTCCAATTACTACACTACATTGTTCCCAAGAAACCAGAAGTTCAAATAATACTTGAAAAGCACACTCTAAAGTTCATAAAAAGTTCTTAGcaaactttcaagctgcttaagctttaatggaacttgaaagctgcttaagctgCTATTAGAACATGAAACGTATCGCATATGGTTGCTTAGGTTTTGTCAAGATTGGCAGATCAAATTACCTCTAGTACTTCAAAATATCTAgtatatattattatatatatagtatatataatTTGGTGTCCAATGGAAACCAAAAACATGCAGAGTTTGCATAATTTCCGCCTCtgttattctgctgtgattttatGTATTTTCTTGCATCTACCAGTAGACTTTCATTGAGAGGTTAGACTGAATATGTTGAATGCATAACATTTACGAATCGAGAGGCAGATAGGAAAATATGGTATCGATGACTACACAAAGTTCTTCGTGTACTTCATGTACCATAAAATTTCGAAGGTGTCTTCGTGAGTCGCTAGTCTTGATTAATCTCTGCTTCATGTTCAAAGGAATAAGTTTAAAATCTTGTTTGTACTTTGAAATTTCCATTAAAACATATGTTCAGCTACACAAGTTGAATAACCATTTgttattattgaatattcttTAAAAGAAAGGTTCTACATTCGAAATATAAGGAAAAATCGGCCGGTAGGGTCTTTCGTCATTCGTTTGATCGTCGTCATACTACGAATACCAGCATCAGAGCAGTAGCAGAtcaacatttttcgctacatggcccgtaccaaacagaccgctaCTAACttcaccggaggaaaggctcctcGCAAGCAGTttgcaacgaaggccgtgtaaaagtaccCAAGTCACGATTGgagttaggaagcctcatcgctaccgaacagaaactgtcgccctgcgagaaattcacagctatcagcaatcgagcgggcctaaattgtgacccaaaataaaccataaaccaacaagttcttttcaggaccagccaattatattccagtaagatataaatgaaattttcgttttccattgcattACCattccggcttgaattactatcaatcttgatgatgctgtgcggtggggggcactagttttcattatagtggaaaatttagattTGCGCGTTTTCCCACAAGTTTTTTAGCTgcgctgttttcaaggaagttgtagttgctTTCAAAATAacatagtttacttctattgtcagaggtggacgaaCGAAagctagtctggctcgcttggaatcgaatcgTTCGGACCAACCACTACTTttacaaaatccgttattttcagcaatagacctttctcgtccgacctaacccccttttttcttatttttattcaaaagactacacttttttaagaatatttccgctgacatgagactttttagagctatcgtgattttttaatgatttttttaaatttgaaaaatgcaagaatgttgagtattttttcacctttgcaaaaatggtgggactcaaaatatgtatttgggcagcactgttttgaatatttttgcttggcttcctggcaacgcggcaaatgaagtggtgagtcgcggtacaaagttcattggttatgtaaacaaactaaagtgaacctctcggtggagaacgctgcatggtaatgtttaacctcacttttttgacagttcaaaaaaattgtttacatgatcttggaatttttgttgattcgatcatagtatgagaaacttggtttggttcgctgccaaatgttaacactttcccaacaaggtcgctcagcggTCGCTCAGGTCGctttttaattgatgtcggcatcatacattgttccgttcaatttaacatttttacttttcttgtacatgattcattgaagaagcaaggaatttctagccaaacatttgaaaaaggcctactgccaaatgcaaacaaatcgaattttgatgttctctattaaaatcctgggacagaaactgtggatagatgttttctttttcttttttctgttcattttatctcttgtcttgcatagccacactttcttcctcacatattttaaatggactggctacattcccccctgactgcatttgacggttccctttggctgcatttgacagctccccctggctacaattgacattaggttttttcgtatccacacgttccgtcccagttaaaaactatctatctggccatgtacataaacataacgcaaaaatggattatgaagaattttgataatgattttataacaaattataaaagagcccggctgatataaaagtcctaactagcaacacacttattataaaatgattataaaggattattgtaactgattccaaaaggattataaaggcagtgaaatacgtactcaatgaattaaggggtgtgtctgatgtaaacaatatgcgcaatcaaactaaataaaacagtattcaatttttaaatagaattataatgaattcgaccaaaacttcttttgcctttttctcattttcaaatgtttggatagaatttaaattattttatcgttgttgcgatcaatttcgtttggtttgttttgttcacaatgttagtcgcagagcattttggtgatctatggcaattgatgacctttacaccccatactaggtccgctcctgttgcagctgtttcgccctgtccggcaccgagtcaaccgatggtccaacctgcgccgcactcgtctgtcgctatgtcaatggcagggacttggattaaaggccaaagtttcagctacggttggtggtgttgctgcaatcggtttgccttcggccacgttggacattcggctaccgggaatattcagcgattccgattcgaaggaagcagtgccagtagcagactgcttcggttcagcaatacgctccggtatcggacgaagctaacactccgacaggacgaaggtttcaacgaggggctcaggcataagtagcaaaGTCCTTGCACatcctgcttgtcgagtgaacaattccgacgaaaccactgccgcactcgccaagtttgatcaccgtaataagtgcgacgtcagcggtatagtgccaggattagtcgagaacagtgccaggactgacttgccaagagctacaagattaaatagcaatgcgtttttaaagttaccatagtataacgtagaggctttagccagatgatttattcagcagaataagatagcaaaattacccaaaacataagacctggctgccgaagtgaatccacacacatcatcacctacagaggcaagcaatattggaacgcagcgaaattcctcacaatgaattgatctcgttaggtgaaattccaggaagcacaattttcatagcacaatttagtcgaccgaaattgtagtcctcagtcgagagagagactgatagagtagcagcagctaggaattttctttcaaatctagcagcggtttcgcgtatcctgcgctaagtagagagcgttgaGACAGATTTCCgaagcatgtcaagtgctatcagatgagaaaaaacgtcgcatccatgaccagtacgacaaggacggtctgctgagcaacggttccgtccggtaccaccataacacatggcaccggcgacacatatatattcacaacatactaattacttatccttccgaaaaagtaaataaattgactatgcaatttatcattcgctgcctagttatttcctgccaatttgaacaagacagcagttgcagaaaactgtattgcggtgcaaaaatgatggcaacttgggatataatataaatttacatataatttctcctccctgatattcttccagaatgtataatgctctgcattcttatcactcctatcaaatccttcttactccttatcgtcagtgccgagcactgttttgcatttgccggctaaatcaacgacaatgcgataatcatcaatcgacgaaacttttgctgtaatggaacttgaacacgaataataaataattgttccattcgaaagcgataaccttgttgtcctcatgtttgcagctatcatacgctggtaggcattctgaccaatggaaacgtttttcggtatgggcattgaacgatcatttcaacaacttatcatcgaccgaattcgttacctataaagttcaggtaaacttcaccacctaaaaatgagtaataaatcggatcatcttgttaggacttaacccacgagcaaacaaacaaatgtgtacaaatctttatccatcatccagaaagcaatcgttttatagcccaatgcttgatcttacgattcagcatatgccaccgggttttgcatccagcgccgattggtcaatgtatgaaccaggggtgacattacgcatctcgaaacgaaaggtttattgtattcaagcttgtgtgaaaaggtcgattcgaattggttgcataatggggcaccaggttcccattgttccaatcttcatccctcttgagttgatagtctttcaaagagcatcgaaagtattcaagtaatgcaaattttaaaagtccatgtaaacaagtcttaggtaaacaagcacactgaactgtcagaaaagtgaggttatacattttcatgcaatgctctatgtttttgacaggtatatgaatgaatcatttcagcatcagtgatgccaggtctttttaaacaatagcctgaagtgaaaatataaaagtctgcagattgctacaaaaatcttcaataaatttgacatagaaatgtagtatgtatatatttaaaatgatcaaaaatgttgaaggcttgtgCATAAATTgactggcataggctttgttctgctaaatatttgtaatctgcaaaacatatgcagtgaaaatgcaaaatctacagatttactaatatatatatgcagatctggcatccttttagtattccccacaggaaattcatccaaatggtgtaaaaatacggggaaacaaggcaagataggtattcagaacagacgggttaaatgagcagcttgcactatttttgattttttcaatagttagaggtaccaaatcatcgcggcaatcggcagtaacgaattggggataaaaaaggaagcatcctatcatataaaatttttagacgagaaaggtctattgtacattctacagaattagtaacacctatttccaatcagcgcaaaaatcaaaggttttcattcagtacagcagcagattttcacttttagaaaaacaggcaacattctggccgaaaattttaaaacggagcacctatatcgaaacgtttgaaaacgttcgatttttgtaaattgaatcattacactaacctgtctacaaatcacacaaataacttttttttattttgtgccattctacgtgaaagcgacgatattgttcacaagtggctcacttaaggttggacagagaaagggtaaaattcgcaaacgaaaaaagcagttttttccacaccgtatgtcagatcttcataaaaatcaatcagcagtactgtaacaatattctacatacgctgattgatttttatgaagatctgacatacggtgtggaaaaaaactgcttttttcgtttgcaaattttgcgcattctctgtccaacctcaacatcgaacgctcttgacaagccaccttcggatgcttgtaataacaaaatttcaattcgattctttgttgataaattgatggccctgaaaagggccttttgtttgggcagtgttcggaatttacttggagctggggTGTTTGTGTCATCTGAGATGGTAGGCTTGGCGAACTTTTCTGACTGCTGCAAACGGACGGCCGCTTCTTTTTGTATCCTTTGACAATGTTCGGAAACATTTACATCGACGTATATGGTACGACGATACAAACAAACTGATACTGAGCAGCAACATgctaagtttttatacctgacagcagcacaatgtaagctcgtccttttttgtgttgtcctcaatatgtattcttcgtagctcctccccttcgttggtcgatacacaagcaaattgtgttgaacgcgtcggtgtgccgtttacttagtagctgtaatggaatcccggatagaattttacaatagcatttaccctacaaacaataataaaataataaatattctaGTTATtattgtttcaacattgttcgatgccaagttctcacagtagatttacaataaaatttcatgtaacaataaatttcactgttcagcaaaaaactgatacagtgcattcacattaaattttactgttttcgagaaaaaaatgtatggagaaaaactgatttttttaatgttaagatgcataaccacccccctttttcactgtaaaagtctattttacattgaaatttactataaaaacgttaaagtttattgtttttgtattgtagcataacattaaaacttactgtaaattattgtaaaaatactgtactgtcacagtgaaaatcaaggttttgttactgtacatttctattcgggataccttgctgctaaagtgtttaaattggaaggaaatgctgcccgtgacaacaaaaagacgaattatccTACGTCTTTAGCAGCTGGTGATTCGTAAcaacgaaaagttgaacaaactgctctccagagtgacaattgctcagggcggtgtgttgccaaatatccaagCCGTCCTGCTTcccaagaagaccgaaaagaaagcATAAATCGAACGCTGAGACCTACCAAAGAAACGCTCTTGTAAAAACCGTAATTTTCAggacgaccacatattttttgataaagaacaaaattgaaattgtatttccaatacggagattatcgaacactcagggtagagagtaatgtaatacggcaccttggtaaaatgtttgagaattgaaaccttttttgaatgcgcctagtaaaaatgttttccacttcacttcagtttgtttctgaccatatttgcaatttgcgtacagaaaaaaattataatttagggtttaatccaaattgctctccagggagaaacagtccatgaaacagaaaatgcaaaagggccttttttataatgatacaagtaagttctaccttttcaacttccaaatccatacaaagtccTGCCGCTttagagtatagacgacattcattgcggttttgcgcttggcgtgttcagtgtaggtcacggcatctcgggtgacattttcctgcattttccatcagcattcgtacactgaaaaaaaatccaaacattaATTCtgtttgcttcaaaccgcttaaaattcatatgaagaagaaatgctattattatcacgcgcacacataccttctatgtgtcaactgtataaactatgtatgcacacacataagttatatgtgcatattgttatagaatggggttttatgtgcctaatagttatgaaatgtgaatgtaagatcaATATTTCTTATAAATGCATACATTGGGTTTATGTACCAGCAAATAGtatctatatgcctccgttaattgcaaaaatctatgtgtaaaatcaataggcataacgtttacttttttttgagtgtagattaaatcggagatgcattttacactaccacgacgagccagacgccgaatggcggatttggtgattctctggattttatcacgaagaaccttgcgatgacgcttggtagggaacgcaaacatgataccgctcattgtaccgtccggacgagtatgttgctcgtgtggtaagcgagcacccactgatacaaaacaagctcgcgagacctgtatatataacattcccgtatgtaatgaaacgcttacatgctcctttttgacggctctgcgtgagatATGCTTGCAAGTTGCGCATTTTCCTAGCTGTTTTCGAAGTATTTTCTAAAAactttgttttggtttatttatagtagtcgcactaattccggaatttaatacgaaatacgtgcacgaatttccgatcagatagtgtaaAAATgttgcgatttcgatcagtagaacggaagatattcgcatttcaaacctgggaaaaaaGGCGGAAGACGATGATCGCTTAGAGAGCAGACTTCCATTTTCGATGTTTTAAATACAGTAacattccgtttttggcatgctccatctttggcaacattgttgttgTACATAGTTAATCTTTTAAAAAATGCTCAATATACATTTTGTTGTAATTATTTATATCactttgactttatttccaaacaagaGAGTCATATTTACTAGATTTTATGAGGGagcacaaaataaataaaacttttaaaataagatttcatttttggcacggttctagttttggcaaccgaaaaaaatattattgttgccaaaaacgaaaTCCTACTGTACTAAATATACTTTGgaacaaataatttttatgtAGAAGAAAAAATATGATTCAATAATCTGGATGTTAGTAAAGAGAGGTCAGTTTGGAAGCAGAAACAAAAATTGTGGGAACTACGGATTATATGAAAATGTATCACTGTTTTAACCAGTTATGGTTCTTCATCATTCCGAATGTGCGCTACTCTGTCAAACGAGACACTGCAACGATCTCACTCAAGTTCCCGTTATCTCACGTTTTCTCGCCCTACACGAGCTCCGTTGTTATTTTATTTACGCATTCCCGAATGAATATTTTCATGAATAAACGATTCATTCCGACTGAAACGCGACGCACGATGTTCTGAAAAACACACTAACACCAATACATTCGAACTAGCAGCTGATTTTGACGTCTCTCTTGTTTATACACGTACAGCGAGCGCGCGTTCGGCCACCTTCGTTGAAGGTAGCTAGTGTTTTACTTTTCCAATTTAATTCCTTACAAAAAGTGTCCAACCGGATCCTACAATGAAATTCGAATCCATCTATCTGGTAGCCAACCTAGCCGGGTACGATTTCACCAACGTAGTCCTACTGGCGGACGATGTGAACGCGATTGCAACGGAACTGGTGACGGCAACCGACCGGCAATGTGTGGAATGTTGCGAGAAGATGCTATTTCTGGGACACCTGTTAGCACGGGCTCTTGAAGCGAGCCGGGAAGTGGTGAAAAATTTCGAAGAATTGGAAGAACTTTTGCGGATTAATTGGAGTAACAGTGGTGGGTGCGATGCCGAACGGAAGTGGCAGTTTGTGCGGGAAACTACGGGTAGTGGAGTGGTTAACCGTGTGGCGAGGAGGATCCTGCTGGCGAAAGGTGGCGAGCGGTGTTTGGCTATTGTTAAGGGGTTCTACAGGAAATTTTACAGCAAGGAAGATTTTAGAAAAGTGATTGATGAAACGAAGAAGGAAATTGTCTGGAAACGGGCCGCTacggatattttaaaattaaaggcAGACGTTGATCCGGTCGTTAGAAATTGTCTGGAATCTCTCGAAAAGGTTGAGGATTTCCGGAGTGATGATCCTAAAGAGGCTATCAAACAGGCTTTCCAGTTCGATTTACCTACGCTGGCTGTTTGGGCTAATTCTGGGTCTGTCAGCAATATAAGTTTGTGCAAAGCGTTAGCCGGAATTACAATTCACCTTCAAACTGGAGATAGAGAATATCTTCAGCAGCAACTGTTAGCCATTAGAAAGATTACCACAGACCTGTACTCTATGGAAAGATACCAAAATTTGATGGAGTTCCAACCATTCTATGAAGTTAACGTTGAACTTTTAAAAACGCACCATCAGAATCTACGACAAAAAGAACTACTTTATGATTCTAACACTATTCTGCTATGCCACTTAATTTACGGCAAATCTCAGATGGCACAATTCCTGGAGGACTTCCTGAACGAAACATACCTCGGGGGAGCAAACAATCTCGAACTGATTCTGGCCGAACTGCAAAACTTCAAATGATTTCTATACTTTTTGACGTCTCACGAGTACACTTTTGCCCGTTGACTCCGCACGAACACTATGAACTGGAGAGAATGGTTCATTTGTTGCGTGAAGGGGAAAAACGACCGTCGAGTCAAATCTGGCGACTGGAGCAGTTGTAGCAGTCATCGGCGCCATCATCAGTTAATTCGGTGTTCGTGCGTGCAATTGCGAGTAGTGACGgtagtgaaaaaaaaaaataaaaacgtgattattcgAAGGGAAACGTTGATTTGTTATCAACGTCTTATCGGTTCGGTCGGCGACGCGAAGATAACAATATAGAAGGTTTATCAGCTCAACTGGAAACTAGCGGTGCTAGCTGGAATTTTAGACCCGCAAGGTAAGCAGCAGTCGTGATTCTTTTTATTCTGTCTACGTACGGCCTTCCACAGACCGGTTTGTCGCACGACCCTCTATTATGCTATGCAGAACAAGTTCTATTATTAGTAGCCAATTCCAAAATTACCGTCGTCGATTGTGTGGAATTGACTCCGATGGGAACTAATTTGGAACAGTTTTTCTCGTGCTTTGACTGGCTATGAAAGTGGTGATGTCATTTCTACATCTCTCTCCCATACCGCTACACTCATTCCCAACCTACCGTCGGTCGGTGTCTTGGTGAGATTCTAACCTTGTATGGTGatgaatgattttctgcgccgCGACGGACACAACCTGATGACTGTGTGTACGAATGTGGGAGACTTCGCGACACATTCCGACACCGACCGGTTGTTATTGATTAATCTCTGTTATGTACGCGATAGATGAGCTGTGGTTATCCACTGGCGCAAAATGCGCTAAAATAACAACCTTCGGGAATATTTTGTCATCACGCAAATCCGGCACACccgatgtgtgtgtgtgtgtgaaatgTTTCACACCAAAATCAACAAAGGGGGCTGCATGTTAAACTTCCGTTTCTTATCGTCTTGTGTAAATAGAATCCGACAGCCGGATTTAGCTTATCAGAACCGGTACATGGATTACGCAACGGGGTTGAGTTGCACCTCaatttattaattaatcaaATAGAAtgtttatttcgttcgtttcaATCATAGATATATTACATTCAGACCTTTGAAGATGTGTACTGAACTCTTTCTTATCAGATGAGATCCAACCAACGCTAAATATTAAGAAACTGTCTTCGAATGACAGCATTCCATTAAACCTTGAACTCATTCAACTGAATGGATCTTGTGGGAACGCAAAACAATTTGACATGGGAATTACTAATTGGTGGCCTACCAAGTCATTAACAATCGTGATTGTTTTGCATCAATAACTTGACTGTGATGTAAATAGATTTTAATTGATAAATATTCTCTGTTTCATGGTTTGGGTATGATTTAGTATGATTTCAAAGAGAAATATTCTAATTGAAATTGTGACATGGGCTAACTGGCTAATATCGAGTTGATA
Proteins encoded in this region:
- the LOC131695631 gene encoding uncharacterized protein LOC131695631, producing MLFLGHLLARALEASREVVKNFEELEELLRINWSNSGGCDAERKWQFVRETTGSGVVNRVARRILLAKGGERCLAIVKGFYRKFYSKEDFRKVIDETKKEIVWKRAATDILKLKADVDPVVRNCLESLEKVEDFRSDDPKEAIKQAFQFDLPTLAVWANSGSVSNISLCKALAGITIHLQTGDREYLQQQLLAIRKITTDLYSMERYQNLMEFQPFYEVNVELLKTHHQNLRQKELLYDSNTILLCHLIYGKSQMAQFLEDFLNETYLGGANNLELILAELQNFK